The genomic stretch TGTGGGTCTCCTCGGTCTTCACGTTCTTAACGGTCACTCCGGTCACGCCCTGATCATCGGCAGCGATGTCGTCCAGCACGGAATCAAGCACCAGGGTGATGCGCGGCTCGGCGAACACCCGCTGCTGCAGGATACGACTGCCGCGAAATTCATCACGGCGATGCACCAGATAAACCTTGGCGCAAATCTTGGACAGGTAGAGGGCGTCTTCAAGGGCCGTGTCTCCCCCGCCAACCACGACAACGGTCTTGCCGCGGAAAAAGAACCCGTCGCAGGTAGCGCAATAGGACACACCCTTGCCGTACTGCTCCATCTCACCGGGCACGCCCAGCTTGCGGGCCGATCCGCCCGGAGCGAGAATGACCGAGTGCGCGTGCAGACGCGTGCCGTCGCTCAGGACCACCTCATGGTAATCCACCCCCGGCTCGACCCGGGCGACTTCGTTTTCCCGAATTTCCAGATCGTACCGCTTGGCGTGGTTCAGGAATTTCTCGCACAACTCGAAACCGCCGACCTCTTCGATGCCCGGATAGTTTTCCACATCCTTGGTCAGGGCGATCTGGCCGCCCGGCATGCCTTTTTCTATCAGAACCGTGTGCAGAGCCGCGCGCATGGCGTAGATTCCCGCGGAGAGCCCGGCCGGGCCACCGCCGACAATAACCAGATCATACATTTCGTTTTCCAAGACATTCTCCTTCAAGGTTGGCCCCAAGGTTGACCCCTGATCAGGCCTGTTCCTGTTTATCTTCCTGCTTGCCGAATTTTGCCATGCCCTCGGCCAGCTCTTTAAGCCGCTGGTCCGCAAGGGCGTAAATGCTGCCCTTGGGATAGGAGCCATCCTTTCTTCGTGTGCCGGCCTTTTTGCCGGTCAAAAGTCCGATGCCTTCCTCGATATTGGCCACGGACCAGATGTTGAAGCGATCCTGGCGCACGGCCTCGACCACTTCCGCCTTGAGCATGAGATCCGGGACATTGGCCTTTGGAATGATCACGCCTTGCGTCCCGGTCAGCCCCTTGGCCTTGCAACAGGCGAAAAACCCCTCGATCTTGTGATTGACGCCACCTATGGCCTGCACCTCGCCGTTCTGATTCACGGAACCGGTCACGGCGATGCCCTGCTTGATGGGCACCCCCGAAAGACTGGAGAGCAGCGCGTACATCTCGGTGGAGGAGGCGCTGTCGCCGTCCACACCGGAATAGCTCTGCTCGAAGGCAACGGAAGCGCTGACGGCCAGGGGTTTGTCCTGTGCGAACATCTTGCGCAGGTACCCGCCAAGGATGAGCACGCCCTTGTTGTGGGTGCTTCCCGAAAGATCGGCTTCCCGCTCTATGTTGATGATTCCGGCCTTGCCCATGGACGTGGCGGCGGTGATGCGGCTGGGTTTCCCGAACATCACGTCGCCCATGTTGTACACGGCCAGGCCGTTGATCTGTCCGACCTTGGCCCCGTCGGTATCGATCATGATCGAGCCGCGGTCAATCATGTCCTGGATCTTTTCCTCGATGAGGCTCGACCGATGAATGCGGGCCTCGATGGCCCGGACAACGTCGTCGCGAAGCACTGTCTC from Desulfomicrobium macestii encodes the following:
- the trxB gene encoding thioredoxin-disulfide reductase, which produces MENEMYDLVIVGGGPAGLSAGIYAMRAALHTVLIEKGMPGGQIALTKDVENYPGIEEVGGFELCEKFLNHAKRYDLEIRENEVARVEPGVDYHEVVLSDGTRLHAHSVILAPGGSARKLGVPGEMEQYGKGVSYCATCDGFFFRGKTVVVVGGGDTALEDALYLSKICAKVYLVHRRDEFRGSRILQQRVFAEPRITLVLDSVLDDIAADDQGVTGVTVKNVKTEETHKIATDGVFIFVGFMPNNALVPAGVKMNAAGYVVTDEKCETSLPGIFAVGDLRQKYANQIVLAAADGCVAALAAAHYVEARKAQAARK